In Deinococcus maricopensis DSM 21211, the sequence CCAGCAGCGCGCGGCGCGTGACGGGCATTACGGCTCCGCCTGCCACTTCATGACGAGGTCCAGCACGCCGCGCAGTTCCTCACCCTTGAGGTTCGGGAAGGCGGGCATGGCGCCCCGGCCGTGCAGGATGACGTCCTGCGCCTGCGCGCGCGTGAGGTTCGAGAGGTGCAGGTTCGGGCCGATGCCGCCGCGTCCGTCCGGGCCGTGGCAGGACGCGCAGCTGGCCGCGTACACGCGCGTACCCGGCGTGCTCTGCCCGAGGCGCGTGCGGATCGCGGTGATCGTCTCGTCCGCGTCGCGGCCGCTCGGGTCGAGCTTCTGGTACGTCTGCAGGGCCTTCAGGGCCGCCTCGTCCTCGCCGAAGTGCGTCAGCGCGAAGCCCAGGAACAGCTGACTTTCCGGGTCTTTCGGGGCGAGCTGCGCGGCGCCGCGCACCAGCAGGAACGCCTGCTGCACGTTCTTCGGGTCGCCCTGCGTGACAAGGTAGATGCCGAGGCGACGCAACGCCTCGGGCTGCTGCGGGTTCTGCTTGAGCGCCGACGCATACGCCTGCGCGGCCTCGGCGTACCGGCCGGCCGCGAACGCCGCGCGGCCCCACGCGAGCAGCGACGCCTCGGTTCCCGTGCGGGTGGCGGTGGCGCGCAACGCGGGAATCTGCACGACCTCCTGCACGGCCTTCGCTTCCCCGGTGGAGAGCCCGGCCAGCTGCCAGCG encodes:
- a CDS encoding c-type cytochrome, producing MTLAVLFTLALLVIATVLLVAHPLSRPAPDVVDDGHEDLLAEREALLRALRDLDDQVDRGEQDADAVHAERSRLRGRAARVLAQLDALPPVPTRPNASVARPALLTLLVMAALVGVGALTVLPRWQLAGLSTGEAKAVQEVVQIPALRATATRTGTEASLLAWGRAAFAAGRYAEAAQAYASALKQNPQQPEALRRLGIYLVTQGDPKNVQQAFLLVRGAAQLAPKDPESQLFLGFALTHFGEDEAALKALQTYQKLDPSGRDADETITAIRTRLGQSTPGTRVYAASCASCHGPDGRGGIGPNLHLSNLTRAQAQDVILHGRGAMPAFPNLKGEELRGVLDLVMKWQAEP